In one window of Gopherus evgoodei ecotype Sinaloan lineage chromosome 9, rGopEvg1_v1.p, whole genome shotgun sequence DNA:
- the SMCO1 gene encoding single-pass membrane and coiled-coil domain-containing protein 1 isoform X1: MRMTKEAISLHSLNQTLNRVENRLQNVERQFKELNSAMEKLTQKLQFQDKALEKLMGEDEMWIYLLEDRFTSVEINLFYSYVSEMLCCLHSCVRAELPDLAGGLPTLASVMRRKGKNQRIRLVWEAVLEMLGMQEGDVLALCTFFIIHWSEAQYYPANQRQMYTSDISMMITKVVKNQILRQSLLCAVQVVETRRAQTDPKKIATLVQK, from the exons GGTGGAAAACAGGCTGCAGAACGTGGAGAGACAGTTCAAAGAGCTAAACTCTGCCATGGAGAAACTGACTCAGAAGCTGCAGTTTCAGGATAAAGCTCTGGAGAAGCTGATGGGCGAGGATGAGATGTGGATATACTTGCTGGAGGACAG GTTCACTTCAGTGGAGATAAATCTTTTCTACAGCTATGTCAGTGAAATGCTTTGCTGCTTGCATTCCTGTGTCAGAGCAGAGCTGCCAGATCTGGCGGGAGGCCTCCCCACCTTAGCCTCTGTCATGAGGCGCAAAGGCAAGAACCAGAGAATTAGACTGGTGTGGGAAGCAGTGCTGGAGATGCTGGGGATGCAAGAAGGAGATGTCTTAGCTCTATGCACCTTTTTCATCATACATTGGTCTGAAGCACAGTATTACCCAGCTAACCAGAGGCAAATGTACACCAGTGATATCAGCATGATGATAACCAAGGTGGTGAAGAACCAGATCCTTCGACAGAGCCTGCTGTGTGCTGTCCAGGTGGTAGAGACTCGCAGAGCACAGACGGATCCAAAAAAGATAGCAACCCTTGTCCAAAAATAA
- the SMCO1 gene encoding single-pass membrane and coiled-coil domain-containing protein 1 isoform X2 produces the protein MEKLTQKLQFQDKALEKLMGEDEMWIYLLEDRFTSVEINLFYSYVSEMLCCLHSCVRAELPDLAGGLPTLASVMRRKGKNQRIRLVWEAVLEMLGMQEGDVLALCTFFIIHWSEAQYYPANQRQMYTSDISMMITKVVKNQILRQSLLCAVQVVETRRAQTDPKKIATLVQK, from the exons ATGGAGAAACTGACTCAGAAGCTGCAGTTTCAGGATAAAGCTCTGGAGAAGCTGATGGGCGAGGATGAGATGTGGATATACTTGCTGGAGGACAG GTTCACTTCAGTGGAGATAAATCTTTTCTACAGCTATGTCAGTGAAATGCTTTGCTGCTTGCATTCCTGTGTCAGAGCAGAGCTGCCAGATCTGGCGGGAGGCCTCCCCACCTTAGCCTCTGTCATGAGGCGCAAAGGCAAGAACCAGAGAATTAGACTGGTGTGGGAAGCAGTGCTGGAGATGCTGGGGATGCAAGAAGGAGATGTCTTAGCTCTATGCACCTTTTTCATCATACATTGGTCTGAAGCACAGTATTACCCAGCTAACCAGAGGCAAATGTACACCAGTGATATCAGCATGATGATAACCAAGGTGGTGAAGAACCAGATCCTTCGACAGAGCCTGCTGTGTGCTGTCCAGGTGGTAGAGACTCGCAGAGCACAGACGGATCCAAAAAAGATAGCAACCCTTGTCCAAAAATAA
- the RNF168 gene encoding E3 ubiquitin-protein ligase RNF168 isoform X1 gives MSKKSEAPLSLTDCLCQICMDIFVEPVTLPCNHTLCNSCFQLTVEKASLYCPFCRRWVSSWARYNARKNTLINWELWERIQKNYPEECQRRVNGQDLEEDICISQPLHQLSKPGELRQEYEAEISKVKAERWAHEQEESKASEEYIQRLLAEEEEVHRLEEERQREMEEQLKQDEELAWELSINLNKSTNEHMFSTPLLANSHTSGPSPNSSCKTKNKSSNSGDIQKYLSPKPSCASVPMSLSKKAEKRRNNSFSMENNSTEDDILIWQEKDREEMPTLSPQILSTVQDRNVKDSFLESCLTYLNTSPVVGSHPIEWEGLSGANYQVDKITNALRNVTKQEGPDTGLSSSSGEVARSAFENDNSTCTENMDPEKCAETSSSLQEAADSVMSGKLENRDASHNLMEVAANCSVEGNALQNSKETPKRKSQESPTESAVDSCLIDKRRKTFPETYEDQEEKVNDLSVQMHIDLEKQLYERRKQEEQDRLLALQLQKEINKEQKTLNRKKGSPDEYLLRPKASPCLEESPTGRGSNKMANDLTSPKSHVEMSHRKPRRSSHNENWKPPSKLQMKSPSVRGGKVLNCVNSCDSKDIQSLLTKNTQKTILQMFKRSVSK, from the exons ATGTCAAAGAAATCTGAGGCTCCTCTTTCCTTGACTGACTGTCTTTGCCAAATCTGCATGGACATTTTTGTGGAGCCAGTGACGCTGCCATGCAACCACACACTCTGTAACTCTTGTTTCCAGTTGACAGTAGAGAAGGCAAGTCTGTACTGTCCTTTTTGCCGCCGGTGGGTCTCTTCTTGGGCACGATATAATGCCCGCAAAAATACTCTTATCAATTGGGAACTGTGGGAAAGGATTCAAAAGAATTACCCAGAAGAATGCCAGCGCAGAGTTAATGGACAGGATCTGGAAGAGGACA TTTGTATATCCCAACCACTGCATCAGCTAAGCAAGCCTGGGGAACTGAGACAGGAATATGAGGCAGAGATTAGCAAG GTGAAGGCAGAGAGGTGGGCACATGAACAAGAGGAGAGCAAAGCAAGTGAGGAGTACATTCAAAGGCTGTTAGCAGAGGAAGAAGAAGTGCACAGGCTGGAAGAAGAAAGGCAAAGAGAGATGGAGGAACAGCTTAAACAAGATGAAGAGTTGGCATGGGAGCTCAGTATCAATCTG AACAAGTCTACCAATGAACACATGTTCAGCACTCCTTTACTTGCAAACAGTCACACATCTGGCCCATCTCCAAATAGTTCAtgcaagacaaaaaacaaatcaaGCAACTCTGGAGACATCCAAAA GTATCTATCTCCAAAGCCGTCTTGTGCCTCAGTACCAATGTCGCTCTCTAAAAAAGCAGAGAAACGCAGGAATAACTCCTTTTCTATG GAAAATAATAGCACTGAAGATGACATCTTAATTTGGCAAGAAAAGGATAGAGAGGAAATGCCAACACTGTCTCCACAAATTCTCTCCACTGTTCAAGACAGAAATGTTAAGGATTCATTTTTAGAATCATGTCTGACTTATTTAAATACCTCTCCTGTAGTGGGGTCTCATCCCATTGAGTGGGAAGGTTTGTCAGGAGCAAACTATCAGGTAGATAAAATTACAAATGCACTTCGCAATGTCACAAAACAGGAAGGGCCTGATACTGGACTTTCTTCTTCCAGTGGAGAGGTAGCCAGAAGTGCCTTTGAAAACGATAACTCTACATGTACAGAAAACATGGACCCAGAAAAATGTGCAGAAACTAGCTCTTCTCTTCAGGAAGCAGCTGATTCTGTGATGTCTGGCAAATTAGAGAACAGGGATGCATCCCATAATCTCATGGAAGTGGCTGCAAACTGCTCAGTTGAAGGAAATGCCTTACAGAACAGTAAGGagacaccaaaaagaaaatctcagGAATCTCCAACTGAATCAGCAGTTGATTCATGCTTGATAGATAAAAGGAGGAAAACTTTTCCAGAAACTTATGAAGACCAAGAGGAGAAGGTAAATGATCTTAGTGTGCAAATGCATATAGATTTGGAGAAGCAGCTTTATGAGAGGCGTAAGCAAGAGGAGCAAGACAGGCTCCTGGCTCTGCAACTGCAGAAAGAGATAAACAAGGAGCAAAAGACATTAAACCGAAAGAAAGGCTCTCCAGATGAGTACCTTCTGCGTCCTAAAGCATCTCCATGTCTGGAGGAATCCCCAACTGGGAGAGGTAGTAATAAGATGGCAAATGACTTGACATCTCCCAAGAGCCACGTTGAAATGAGTCATCGGAAACCGCGAAGAAGCTCCCACAATGAGAACTGGAAGCCTCCCAGCAAGCTCCAGATGAAATCGCCCAGTGTCAGAGGAGGAAAAGTGTTGAACTGTGTCAACAGCTGTGACTCAAAGGATATCCAATCACTGTTGACCAAGAATACGCAAAAGACAATCCTTCAGATGTTTAAGAGGTCTGTTTCAAAGTAA
- the RNF168 gene encoding E3 ubiquitin-protein ligase RNF168 isoform X2, whose amino-acid sequence MPAKILLSIGNCGKGFKRITQKNASAELMDRIWKRTVKAERWAHEQEESKASEEYIQRLLAEEEEVHRLEEERQREMEEQLKQDEELAWELSINLNKSTNEHMFSTPLLANSHTSGPSPNSSCKTKNKSSNSGDIQKYLSPKPSCASVPMSLSKKAEKRRNNSFSMENNSTEDDILIWQEKDREEMPTLSPQILSTVQDRNVKDSFLESCLTYLNTSPVVGSHPIEWEGLSGANYQVDKITNALRNVTKQEGPDTGLSSSSGEVARSAFENDNSTCTENMDPEKCAETSSSLQEAADSVMSGKLENRDASHNLMEVAANCSVEGNALQNSKETPKRKSQESPTESAVDSCLIDKRRKTFPETYEDQEEKVNDLSVQMHIDLEKQLYERRKQEEQDRLLALQLQKEINKEQKTLNRKKGSPDEYLLRPKASPCLEESPTGRGSNKMANDLTSPKSHVEMSHRKPRRSSHNENWKPPSKLQMKSPSVRGGKVLNCVNSCDSKDIQSLLTKNTQKTILQMFKRSVSK is encoded by the exons ATGCCCGCAAAAATACTCTTATCAATTGGGAACTGTGGGAAAGGATTCAAAAGAATTACCCAGAAGAATGCCAGCGCAGAGTTAATGGACAGGATCTGGAAGAGGACA GTGAAGGCAGAGAGGTGGGCACATGAACAAGAGGAGAGCAAAGCAAGTGAGGAGTACATTCAAAGGCTGTTAGCAGAGGAAGAAGAAGTGCACAGGCTGGAAGAAGAAAGGCAAAGAGAGATGGAGGAACAGCTTAAACAAGATGAAGAGTTGGCATGGGAGCTCAGTATCAATCTG AACAAGTCTACCAATGAACACATGTTCAGCACTCCTTTACTTGCAAACAGTCACACATCTGGCCCATCTCCAAATAGTTCAtgcaagacaaaaaacaaatcaaGCAACTCTGGAGACATCCAAAA GTATCTATCTCCAAAGCCGTCTTGTGCCTCAGTACCAATGTCGCTCTCTAAAAAAGCAGAGAAACGCAGGAATAACTCCTTTTCTATG GAAAATAATAGCACTGAAGATGACATCTTAATTTGGCAAGAAAAGGATAGAGAGGAAATGCCAACACTGTCTCCACAAATTCTCTCCACTGTTCAAGACAGAAATGTTAAGGATTCATTTTTAGAATCATGTCTGACTTATTTAAATACCTCTCCTGTAGTGGGGTCTCATCCCATTGAGTGGGAAGGTTTGTCAGGAGCAAACTATCAGGTAGATAAAATTACAAATGCACTTCGCAATGTCACAAAACAGGAAGGGCCTGATACTGGACTTTCTTCTTCCAGTGGAGAGGTAGCCAGAAGTGCCTTTGAAAACGATAACTCTACATGTACAGAAAACATGGACCCAGAAAAATGTGCAGAAACTAGCTCTTCTCTTCAGGAAGCAGCTGATTCTGTGATGTCTGGCAAATTAGAGAACAGGGATGCATCCCATAATCTCATGGAAGTGGCTGCAAACTGCTCAGTTGAAGGAAATGCCTTACAGAACAGTAAGGagacaccaaaaagaaaatctcagGAATCTCCAACTGAATCAGCAGTTGATTCATGCTTGATAGATAAAAGGAGGAAAACTTTTCCAGAAACTTATGAAGACCAAGAGGAGAAGGTAAATGATCTTAGTGTGCAAATGCATATAGATTTGGAGAAGCAGCTTTATGAGAGGCGTAAGCAAGAGGAGCAAGACAGGCTCCTGGCTCTGCAACTGCAGAAAGAGATAAACAAGGAGCAAAAGACATTAAACCGAAAGAAAGGCTCTCCAGATGAGTACCTTCTGCGTCCTAAAGCATCTCCATGTCTGGAGGAATCCCCAACTGGGAGAGGTAGTAATAAGATGGCAAATGACTTGACATCTCCCAAGAGCCACGTTGAAATGAGTCATCGGAAACCGCGAAGAAGCTCCCACAATGAGAACTGGAAGCCTCCCAGCAAGCTCCAGATGAAATCGCCCAGTGTCAGAGGAGGAAAAGTGTTGAACTGTGTCAACAGCTGTGACTCAAAGGATATCCAATCACTGTTGACCAAGAATACGCAAAAGACAATCCTTCAGATGTTTAAGAGGTCTGTTTCAAAGTAA